Proteins encoded by one window of Nasonia vitripennis strain AsymCx chromosome 5, Nvit_psr_1.1, whole genome shotgun sequence:
- the LOC100120420 gene encoding unconventional myosin-Va isoform X3, with product MTTRELYVKGARVWVPHAEKVWESAMLLEDYKPASKSLLCKTEDAKESKSLAVASDAELPPLRNPDILIGENNLTSLSFLHEPAVLYNLQIRFQRHCIYTYCGIVLVAFNPYNELPIYGNDTIWAYRGQAMGDLEPHIFAVAEEAYTKLERESHDQSIIVSGESGAGKTVSAKYAMRYFATVGGSASKETQVEKKVLASSPIMEAIGNAKTTRNDNSSRFGKFIEIQFNKSYHIIGASMRTYLLEKSRVVFQASDERNYHIFYQMCAAARRLPHLQLDRPETFHYLSQGSSPKIDGVDDLQCFDETLTALTTLGFSSKQQDDVLRILAAVLHLGNVSVESAGDAEGSSYIPPTDRHLLCMTELLGLDLQAMRKWLCHRKIVSMREVILKPMNTEEANGARDALAKHVYAELFSWIVGHINASLQSPATKAHCFIGVLDIYGFETFEINSFEQFCINYANEKLQQQFNQHVFKLEQEEYLKEEIEWTFIDFYDNQPCIDLIETKLGILDLLDEECRMPKGSDSSWAEKLYSKCAKSKHFEKPRFGTSAFLIHHFADLVQYETVGFLEKNRDTVIEEQIDVLRNSQNGLLKKLFSDEDPKLSVPSNTRVKVSAHKQSTAAPAPTKNKKTVGSQFRDSLNMLMSTLNATTPHYVRCIKPNDTKESFEYNPVRAVQQLRACGVLETIRISAAGFPSQRTYADFFQRYRCLCKFNQIRRDDLRETCRRILATYIKDEDKFKFGKTKVLFRAGQVAYLEKLRADKQRDACLMIQKTARGFIVSSRYRKIRRAVMGLQRHARGFLARKRAQAIRERRAATKIQAWARGWMKRRQYLKIKKAVLGLQTRARGMLARKRFQNMQDIAAATKIQRYVRGYLVRRACKRKIRNIVIVQSCIRKYLAKKEFRRLKAEMRSVEHVKSLNKGLEMKIINLQHKIDELAKENQHYKAVQLELGEMKTKLEGSKAIEMENKKLHGLLLEKEKELKALQKVIEDEKNEKIKLQQAKEKKMLAKEEENRRLKEENEKLRGELAMSQEKMRTTERGAEEHLKSRLEREKDLLLMDQDQDRGAYQRLLKEYHELEQRAEMLEQKLALHAPGHSRSLSNASSGSAGQAPDKELAHDDQNIDFGYGSVRSTASSSTPYSRVETIDWNQQQHQQQDSSSDVTNGPTHSPVDVGLVLKLQQKLKDVEQENGRLVRMVEDLERTESPEDSTRTQDTFRLQELEMENSQLKKDLGTLRKSVASADSTTAPKTLIDQFEALQEELERRREECIQLHSVLADHTRRMKATLGSSYGPDVDLVNEDGELVLAFEAQKKINSRLKRLKSNRVSKEQLEDELQAKEKDWKAQKEEWRAEIDRLQEEVQRQQKLLSVNLSKSPQTQTEAYMQHEITRLTSENLDLQEKYDKMAEECRKLKKQIKVLQKRLKDAGLPESTDSSNDCGVVSTTTHSSNEGTNAIMPAIRKKERDYEGMFEFRKEEINIIMRHLVIELNPRVAITLLPGLPAYILFMCIRHTDCINDDDKVRSLLTSYLNTVKRVIKRKDDFESSVLWLSNTLRLLHNMKQYSGDKPFQLENTPRQNEQCLRNFDLSEYRVVLSNVALWIFNNIITQLKERVQPMTVPALLEHEAITGLNGHSSRPRSCSVGQEPDFTQQKLNNLLEELTTVHKQLQYHGVDPEIVVQIFKQLFYFMCASALNNLLLRNELCHWTKGMQIRYNLSHLEQWARDQRLVSATEALQPIVQAAQLLQARKLDEDVDSVCEMCNKLSANQIVKILNLYTPADEFETRVPVSFIRKVQIKLQERGENHEQLLMDLKYSYPIRFPFNPSNIRLEDIEVPEVLNLPMLKKV from the exons ATGACGACTAGGGAGCTTTACGTCAAG GGGGCGCGAGTATGGGTGCCCCACGCGGAGAAGGTGTGGGAGAGCGCGATGCTGCTGGAGGACTACAAGCCAGCCTCGAAGTCGCTGCTCTGCAAGACCGAGGACGCGAAGGAGTCGAAGAGCTTGGCGGTGGCCTCGGACGCGGAGTTGCCGCCCCTGCGGAACCCGGACATCCTCATCGGCGAGAACAACCTGACCTCCTTGTCCTTTCTGCACGAGCCCGCTGTGCTGTACAACCTGCAGATTCGATTTCAGAGGCACTGCATCTACACCTACTGCGGCATCGTGCTCGTCGCCTTCAACCCGTACAACGAGCTGCCGATCTATGGAAACGATACCATCTGGGCGTACCGGGGACAGGCGATGGGAGACCTCGAGCCCCACATCTTTGCCGTCGCCGAGGAGGCCTACACCAAGCTCGAGAG GGAGAGCCACGACCAGTCGATAATCGTCTCTGGCGAGTCGGGAGCCGGCAAAACCGTCTCAGCCAAGTACGCGATGCGCTACTTCGCCACAGTCGGCGGTTCGGCCTCGAAGGAGACCCAGGTCGAGAAGAAGGTCCTGGCCTCCTCGCCGATAATGGAGGCGATCGGTAACGCCAAGACGACCCGCAACGACAACAGCTCGCGCTTCGGCAAGTTCATCGAGATCCAGTTCAACAAGAGCTACCACATTATCGGCGCGAGTATGCGCACCTACCTGCTCGAGAAGTCTCGGGTCGTCTTCCAGGCGAGCGACGAGCGCAACTACCACATATTCTACCAGATGTGCGCTGCTGCTCGTCGTCTTCCCCATCTGCAGCTCGACCGGCCGGAAACCTTCCACTACCTCAGCCAGGGCTCGAGTCCCAAGATCGACGGCGTCGACGACCTTCAGTGCTTCGACGAGACCCTCACGGCCCTCACGACCCTCGGCTTCAGCTCGAAACAGCAGGACGACGTGCTGCGAATCCTCGCGGCTGTGCTGCATCTCGGCAACGTCTCGGTCGAGAGCGCCGGCGACGCCGAGGGCAGCAGCTACATCCCACCCACCGACAGGCACCTGCTCTGCATGACCGAGCTCCTCGGACTCGACCTCCAGGCCATGCGCAAGTGGCTGTGTCACAGGAAGATCGTATCGATGCGCGAGGTCATCCTCAAGCCGATGAACACCGAGGAGGCGAACGGGGCCAGGGACGCCCTGGCGAAGCACGTCTACGCCGAGCTGTTCAGCTGGATCGTCGGGCACATCAACGCGTCGCTGCAGTCCCCGGCGACCAAAGCCCACTGCTTCATCGGCGTACTCGACATCTACGGCTTCGAGACCTTCGAGATCAACTCGTTCGAGCAGTTCTGCATCAACTACGCCAACgagaagctgcagcagcagttcaACCAGCACGTCTTCAAGCTCGAGCAGGAGGAGTACCTCAAGGAGGAGATCGAGTGGACGTTCATCGATTTCTACGACAACCAGCCCTGCATCGATCTCATCGAGACCAAGCTTGGAATCCTCGATCTGCTCGACGAGGAGTGCAGG ATGCCCAAGGGATCCGACAGCTCCTGGGCGGAGAAGCTCTACTCCAAGTGCGCCAAGTCCAAGCACTTCGAGAAGCCGCGATTCGGCACCTCGGCTTTTCTCATCCACCACTTTGCCGACCTCGTCCAGTACGAGACGGTCGGCTTCCTCGAGAAGAACAGGGACACCGTCATAGAGGAGCAGATCGACGTCCTGCGGAACAGCCAA AACGGTCTGCTGAAGAAACTCTTCTCCGACGAAGATCCGAAGCTGTCCGTCCCCAGTAACACCAGGGTCAAGGTATCCGCCCACAAGCAGTCGACAGCTGCACCGGCACCCACGAAGAACAAGAAGACGGTCGGCTCGCAGTTCCGGGACTCGCTCAACATGCTCATGTCGACGCTCAACGCGACGACTCCGCACTACGTGCGCTGCATCAAGCCCAACGACACCAAGGAGTCCTTCGAGTACAATCCTGTGAGAGCGGTTCAACAGCTCCGAGCTTGTGGTGTTCTCGAGACCATCCGCATATCGGCCGCAGGTTTTCCCAGTCAGAGGACCTACGCCGACTTCTTCCAGCGCTACAGGTGCCTCTGCAAATTCAACCAGATTCGCAGGGACGACCTGAGGGAGACGTGTCGCAGGATCCTCGCTACCTACATCAAG GACGAGGACAAGTTCAAATTCGGCAAGACCAAGGTGCTCTTCCGCGCCGGACAAGTGGCCTACCTGGAGAAGCTTCGCGCTGACAAGCAGCGCGACGCCTGTCTGATGATCCAGAAAACGGCCCGGGGCTTCATCGTCTCGTCGCGGTATCGCAAAATCCGACGAGCTGTCATGGGTCTGCAGCGACACGCTCGCGGTTTCCTCGCGAGAAAACGAGCTCAAGCGATTCGCGAACGGCGAGCTGCCACTAAGATTCAGGCCTGGGCGAGAGGATGGATGAAGAGGAGGCAGTACCTGAAGATCAAGAAGGCTGTGTTGGGACTGCAGACTCGAGCAAGGGGTATGCTCGCCAGGAAAAGATTCCAGAACATGCAGGACATCGCTGCGGCTACCAAGATCCAGAGGTACGTTCGTGGATACCTGGTGCGAAGAGCTTGCAAGCGCAAGATCCGCAACATCGTCATCGTGCAGTCTTGCATCCGCAAGTACCTGGCGAAGAAGGAGTTCAGGAGGTTGAAGGCCGAGATGCGAAGCGTCGAGCACGTCAAGTCACTGAACAAGGGCCTCGAGATGAAGATCATCAACCTCCAACACAAGATCGACGAATTA GCCAAAGAGAATCAGCATTACAAGGCGGTACAGCTGGAGCTGGGGGAGATGAAGACGAAACTCGAGGGCTCGAAGGCTATCGAGATGGAGAACAAGAAACTACATGGACTGCTCCTGGAAAAGGAGAAGGAACTCAAGGCCCTGCAGAAGGTCATCGAGGACGAGAAGAACGAGAAGATCAAATTGCAACAG GCAAAGGAAAAGAAGATGCTCGCAAAGGAGGAAGAGAACCGTCGTCTTAAAGAGGAGAACGAAAAGCTCCGCGGCGAACTGGCAATGTCCCAGGAAAAGATGCGAACAACGGAACGCGGTGCCGAGGAACATCTCAAGTCACGCCTGGAGCGCGAGAAGGACTTGCTGCTAATGGACCAAGACCAAGACCGCGGTGCCTACCAGCGTTTGCTCAAGGAGTACCACGAGCTCGAACAGCGGGCAGAGATGCTTGAGCAAAAGCTCGCTCTTCACGCGCCGGGACACTCCAGATCGCTCAGCAACGCCTCGAGTGGCAGCGCCGGCCAGGCACCCGACAAGGAGCTTGCGCACGACGATCAGAATATC GATTTCGGTTACGGTTCCGTGCGCTCGACAGCCTCCTCGAGTACACCGTACTCGCGTGTCGAGACGATCGACTGgaaccagcagcagcaccagcagcaggaTAGTTCGTCAGACGTCACCAACGGACCGACGCATTCACCCGTGGACGTTGGTCTCGTGCTGAAGCTACAGCAAAAGCTCAAGGATGTCGAGCAGGAGAACGGAAGGCTCGTTCGAATGGTCGAGGACCTTGAACGCACTGAAAGCCCGGAGGACTCGACCAGGACGCAGGATACATTCCGG CTGCAGGAATTAGAAATGGAAAATTCGCAACTGAAGAAAGACCTGGGTACGCTGAGGAAGAGTGTGGCGTCGGCCGATTCGACAACTGCTCCGAAGACTCTTATCG ATCAATTCGAAGCGCTGCAAGAAGAACTGGAGCGTCGACGAGAAGAATGTATTCAGCTGCACAGTGTCCTGGCGGATCACACGCGCCGCATGAAGGCAACGCTTGGCTCGAGTTACGGCCCCGACGTCGACCTCGTCAACGAGGACGGCGAGCTTGTGCTTGCCTTTGAAGCCCAAAAGAAGATCAACAG TAGACTTAAGAGACTGAAATCAAACAGGGTCTCGAAGGA GCAACTCGAGGACGAGCTTCAAGCAAAGGAAAAGGACTGGAAGGCCCAGAAGGAAGAGTGGCGAGCGGAGATCGACAGGCTACAAGAGGAAGTCCAGCGACAACAGAAGCTGCTGTCAGTCAATCTAAGCAAATCGCCGCAGACCCAGACAGAAGCTTACATGCAGCACGAGATAACCAGACTAACGTCGGAAAACTTA gATCTTCAAGAGAAGTACGACAAAATGGCAGAGGAGTGTAGAAAGCTGAAGAAACAGATCAAAGTACTTCAGAAACGTCTCAAAGATGCAGGCT TACCAGAAAGCACGGATTCGAGCAACGACTGTGGTGTGGTGTCAACGACAACTCACTCATCAAACGAAGGTACAAACGCCATAATGCCAGCTATCCGCAAAAAGGAGCGCGACTACGAGGGCATGTTCGAGTTCCGAAAGGAAGAGATCAACATCATCATGCGACACCTTGTTATTG aacTGAATCCCCGGGTGGCGATAACACTGCTACCCGGTCTGCCGGCCTATATCCTGTTCATGTGCATCCGACATACCGACTGCATCAACGACGATGACAAGGTGCGCTCGCTCTTGACGAGTTATTTGAACACGGTCAAGCGCGTGATCAAGCGCAAGGACGATTTCGAGTCAAGTGTTCTGTGGCTCAGTAATACCCTGAGGCTACTGCATAATATGAAGCAGTATTCCGGTGATAAACCCTTCCAATTAG AAAATACGCCCCGACAAAACGAGCAGTGCTTGCGCAATTTCGACCTGAGCGAGTACCGAGTCGTCCTGAGCAACGTGGCTCTCTGGATCTTCAACAACATCATCACTCAGCTGAAGGAACGAGTCCAGCCCATGACAGTACCAGCTCTCCTCGAGCACGAAGCCATCACCGGGCTAAATGGTCACTCGAGCCGACCGAGGTCATGCTCCGTCGGCCAAGAGCCCGATTTTACCCAGCAAAAGCTCAACAATTTGCTCGAAGAGCTTACGACGGTGCACAAACAGCTGCAATACCATGGTGTCGACCCCGAGATTGTCGTGCAGATCTTTAAGCAGCTTTTCTACTTCATGTGCGCGAGCGCACTGAACAACCTACTGCTGAGGAACGAGCTCTGCCACTGGACCAAGGGCATGCAAATCAG GTACAATCTGAGCCACCTAGAACAGTGGGCGAGGGACCAGCGACTGGTATCTGCGACCGAGGCTCTGCAGCCGATAGTACAGGCGGCTCAGTTGCTACAGGCCCGAAAGCTAGACGAGGACGTCGACTCAGTCTGCGAGATGTGCAACAAGCTCAGCGCAAATCAGATCGTCAAGATACTGAATCTCTACACGCCAGCCGACGAGTTCGAGACTCGAGTCCCCGTCTCCTTCATACGAAAGGTGCAGATCAAGCTACAGGAACGTGGCGAAAATCACGAGCAG CTTCTCATGGATCTGAAGTACTCGTATCCCATCAGGTTCCCCTTCAACCCGTCGAACATTCGACTAGAGGATATTGAAGTGCCGGAAGTACTTAACTTGCCGATGCTCAAAAAGGTCTAA
- the LOC100120420 gene encoding unconventional myosin-Va isoform X1, with amino-acid sequence MTTRELYVKGARVWVPHAEKVWESAMLLEDYKPASKSLLCKTEDAKESKSLAVASDAELPPLRNPDILIGENNLTSLSFLHEPAVLYNLQIRFQRHCIYTYCGIVLVAFNPYNELPIYGNDTIWAYRGQAMGDLEPHIFAVAEEAYTKLERESHDQSIIVSGESGAGKTVSAKYAMRYFATVGGSASKETQVEKKVLASSPIMEAIGNAKTTRNDNSSRFGKFIEIQFNKSYHIIGASMRTYLLEKSRVVFQASDERNYHIFYQMCAAARRLPHLQLDRPETFHYLSQGSSPKIDGVDDLQCFDETLTALTTLGFSSKQQDDVLRILAAVLHLGNVSVESAGDAEGSSYIPPTDRHLLCMTELLGLDLQAMRKWLCHRKIVSMREVILKPMNTEEANGARDALAKHVYAELFSWIVGHINASLQSPATKAHCFIGVLDIYGFETFEINSFEQFCINYANEKLQQQFNQHVFKLEQEEYLKEEIEWTFIDFYDNQPCIDLIETKLGILDLLDEECRMPKGSDSSWAEKLYSKCAKSKHFEKPRFGTSAFLIHHFADLVQYETVGFLEKNRDTVIEEQIDVLRNSQNGLLKKLFSDEDPKLSVPSNTRVKVSAHKQSTAAPAPTKNKKTVGSQFRDSLNMLMSTLNATTPHYVRCIKPNDTKESFEYNPVRAVQQLRACGVLETIRISAAGFPSQRTYADFFQRYRCLCKFNQIRRDDLRETCRRILATYIKDEDKFKFGKTKVLFRAGQVAYLEKLRADKQRDACLMIQKTARGFIVSSRYRKIRRAVMGLQRHARGFLARKRAQAIRERRAATKIQAWARGWMKRRQYLKIKKAVLGLQTRARGMLARKRFQNMQDIAAATKIQRYVRGYLVRRACKRKIRNIVIVQSCIRKYLAKKEFRRLKAEMRSVEHVKSLNKGLEMKIINLQHKIDELAKENQHYKAVQLELGEMKTKLEGSKAIEMENKKLHGLLLEKEKELKALQKVIEDEKNEKIKLQQAKEKKMLAKEEENRRLKEENEKLRGELAMSQEKMRTTERGAEEHLKSRLEREKDLLLMDQDQDRGAYQRLLKEYHELEQRAEMLEQKLALHAPGHSRSLSNASSGSAGQAPDKELAHDDQNIDFGYGSVRSTASSSTPYSRVETIDWNQQQHQQQDSSSDVTNGPTHSPVDVGLVLKLQQKLKDVEQENGRLVRMVEDLERTESPEDSTRTQDTFRLQELEMENSQLKKDLGTLRKSVASADSTTAPKTLIDQFEALQEELERRREECIQLHSVLADHTRRMKATLGSSYGPDVDLVNEDGELVLAFEAQKKINSRLKRLKSNRVSKEQLEDELQAKEKDWKAQKEEWRAEIDRLQEEVQRQQKLLSVNLSKSPQTQTEAYMQHEITRLTSENLDLQEKYDKMAEECRKLKKQIKVLQKRLKDAGFEEIIKGPEAIPDYRPRPSKRSGVPESTDSSNDCGVVSTTTHSSNEGTNAIMPAIRKKERDYEGMFEFRKEEINIIMRHLVIELNPRVAITLLPGLPAYILFMCIRHTDCINDDDKVRSLLTSYLNTVKRVIKRKDDFESSVLWLSNTLRLLHNMKQYSGDKPFQLENTPRQNEQCLRNFDLSEYRVVLSNVALWIFNNIITQLKERVQPMTVPALLEHEAITGLNGHSSRPRSCSVGQEPDFTQQKLNNLLEELTTVHKQLQYHGVDPEIVVQIFKQLFYFMCASALNNLLLRNELCHWTKGMQIRYNLSHLEQWARDQRLVSATEALQPIVQAAQLLQARKLDEDVDSVCEMCNKLSANQIVKILNLYTPADEFETRVPVSFIRKVQIKLQERGENHEQLLMDLKYSYPIRFPFNPSNIRLEDIEVPEVLNLPMLKKV; translated from the exons ATGACGACTAGGGAGCTTTACGTCAAG GGGGCGCGAGTATGGGTGCCCCACGCGGAGAAGGTGTGGGAGAGCGCGATGCTGCTGGAGGACTACAAGCCAGCCTCGAAGTCGCTGCTCTGCAAGACCGAGGACGCGAAGGAGTCGAAGAGCTTGGCGGTGGCCTCGGACGCGGAGTTGCCGCCCCTGCGGAACCCGGACATCCTCATCGGCGAGAACAACCTGACCTCCTTGTCCTTTCTGCACGAGCCCGCTGTGCTGTACAACCTGCAGATTCGATTTCAGAGGCACTGCATCTACACCTACTGCGGCATCGTGCTCGTCGCCTTCAACCCGTACAACGAGCTGCCGATCTATGGAAACGATACCATCTGGGCGTACCGGGGACAGGCGATGGGAGACCTCGAGCCCCACATCTTTGCCGTCGCCGAGGAGGCCTACACCAAGCTCGAGAG GGAGAGCCACGACCAGTCGATAATCGTCTCTGGCGAGTCGGGAGCCGGCAAAACCGTCTCAGCCAAGTACGCGATGCGCTACTTCGCCACAGTCGGCGGTTCGGCCTCGAAGGAGACCCAGGTCGAGAAGAAGGTCCTGGCCTCCTCGCCGATAATGGAGGCGATCGGTAACGCCAAGACGACCCGCAACGACAACAGCTCGCGCTTCGGCAAGTTCATCGAGATCCAGTTCAACAAGAGCTACCACATTATCGGCGCGAGTATGCGCACCTACCTGCTCGAGAAGTCTCGGGTCGTCTTCCAGGCGAGCGACGAGCGCAACTACCACATATTCTACCAGATGTGCGCTGCTGCTCGTCGTCTTCCCCATCTGCAGCTCGACCGGCCGGAAACCTTCCACTACCTCAGCCAGGGCTCGAGTCCCAAGATCGACGGCGTCGACGACCTTCAGTGCTTCGACGAGACCCTCACGGCCCTCACGACCCTCGGCTTCAGCTCGAAACAGCAGGACGACGTGCTGCGAATCCTCGCGGCTGTGCTGCATCTCGGCAACGTCTCGGTCGAGAGCGCCGGCGACGCCGAGGGCAGCAGCTACATCCCACCCACCGACAGGCACCTGCTCTGCATGACCGAGCTCCTCGGACTCGACCTCCAGGCCATGCGCAAGTGGCTGTGTCACAGGAAGATCGTATCGATGCGCGAGGTCATCCTCAAGCCGATGAACACCGAGGAGGCGAACGGGGCCAGGGACGCCCTGGCGAAGCACGTCTACGCCGAGCTGTTCAGCTGGATCGTCGGGCACATCAACGCGTCGCTGCAGTCCCCGGCGACCAAAGCCCACTGCTTCATCGGCGTACTCGACATCTACGGCTTCGAGACCTTCGAGATCAACTCGTTCGAGCAGTTCTGCATCAACTACGCCAACgagaagctgcagcagcagttcaACCAGCACGTCTTCAAGCTCGAGCAGGAGGAGTACCTCAAGGAGGAGATCGAGTGGACGTTCATCGATTTCTACGACAACCAGCCCTGCATCGATCTCATCGAGACCAAGCTTGGAATCCTCGATCTGCTCGACGAGGAGTGCAGG ATGCCCAAGGGATCCGACAGCTCCTGGGCGGAGAAGCTCTACTCCAAGTGCGCCAAGTCCAAGCACTTCGAGAAGCCGCGATTCGGCACCTCGGCTTTTCTCATCCACCACTTTGCCGACCTCGTCCAGTACGAGACGGTCGGCTTCCTCGAGAAGAACAGGGACACCGTCATAGAGGAGCAGATCGACGTCCTGCGGAACAGCCAA AACGGTCTGCTGAAGAAACTCTTCTCCGACGAAGATCCGAAGCTGTCCGTCCCCAGTAACACCAGGGTCAAGGTATCCGCCCACAAGCAGTCGACAGCTGCACCGGCACCCACGAAGAACAAGAAGACGGTCGGCTCGCAGTTCCGGGACTCGCTCAACATGCTCATGTCGACGCTCAACGCGACGACTCCGCACTACGTGCGCTGCATCAAGCCCAACGACACCAAGGAGTCCTTCGAGTACAATCCTGTGAGAGCGGTTCAACAGCTCCGAGCTTGTGGTGTTCTCGAGACCATCCGCATATCGGCCGCAGGTTTTCCCAGTCAGAGGACCTACGCCGACTTCTTCCAGCGCTACAGGTGCCTCTGCAAATTCAACCAGATTCGCAGGGACGACCTGAGGGAGACGTGTCGCAGGATCCTCGCTACCTACATCAAG GACGAGGACAAGTTCAAATTCGGCAAGACCAAGGTGCTCTTCCGCGCCGGACAAGTGGCCTACCTGGAGAAGCTTCGCGCTGACAAGCAGCGCGACGCCTGTCTGATGATCCAGAAAACGGCCCGGGGCTTCATCGTCTCGTCGCGGTATCGCAAAATCCGACGAGCTGTCATGGGTCTGCAGCGACACGCTCGCGGTTTCCTCGCGAGAAAACGAGCTCAAGCGATTCGCGAACGGCGAGCTGCCACTAAGATTCAGGCCTGGGCGAGAGGATGGATGAAGAGGAGGCAGTACCTGAAGATCAAGAAGGCTGTGTTGGGACTGCAGACTCGAGCAAGGGGTATGCTCGCCAGGAAAAGATTCCAGAACATGCAGGACATCGCTGCGGCTACCAAGATCCAGAGGTACGTTCGTGGATACCTGGTGCGAAGAGCTTGCAAGCGCAAGATCCGCAACATCGTCATCGTGCAGTCTTGCATCCGCAAGTACCTGGCGAAGAAGGAGTTCAGGAGGTTGAAGGCCGAGATGCGAAGCGTCGAGCACGTCAAGTCACTGAACAAGGGCCTCGAGATGAAGATCATCAACCTCCAACACAAGATCGACGAATTA GCCAAAGAGAATCAGCATTACAAGGCGGTACAGCTGGAGCTGGGGGAGATGAAGACGAAACTCGAGGGCTCGAAGGCTATCGAGATGGAGAACAAGAAACTACATGGACTGCTCCTGGAAAAGGAGAAGGAACTCAAGGCCCTGCAGAAGGTCATCGAGGACGAGAAGAACGAGAAGATCAAATTGCAACAG GCAAAGGAAAAGAAGATGCTCGCAAAGGAGGAAGAGAACCGTCGTCTTAAAGAGGAGAACGAAAAGCTCCGCGGCGAACTGGCAATGTCCCAGGAAAAGATGCGAACAACGGAACGCGGTGCCGAGGAACATCTCAAGTCACGCCTGGAGCGCGAGAAGGACTTGCTGCTAATGGACCAAGACCAAGACCGCGGTGCCTACCAGCGTTTGCTCAAGGAGTACCACGAGCTCGAACAGCGGGCAGAGATGCTTGAGCAAAAGCTCGCTCTTCACGCGCCGGGACACTCCAGATCGCTCAGCAACGCCTCGAGTGGCAGCGCCGGCCAGGCACCCGACAAGGAGCTTGCGCACGACGATCAGAATATC GATTTCGGTTACGGTTCCGTGCGCTCGACAGCCTCCTCGAGTACACCGTACTCGCGTGTCGAGACGATCGACTGgaaccagcagcagcaccagcagcaggaTAGTTCGTCAGACGTCACCAACGGACCGACGCATTCACCCGTGGACGTTGGTCTCGTGCTGAAGCTACAGCAAAAGCTCAAGGATGTCGAGCAGGAGAACGGAAGGCTCGTTCGAATGGTCGAGGACCTTGAACGCACTGAAAGCCCGGAGGACTCGACCAGGACGCAGGATACATTCCGG CTGCAGGAATTAGAAATGGAAAATTCGCAACTGAAGAAAGACCTGGGTACGCTGAGGAAGAGTGTGGCGTCGGCCGATTCGACAACTGCTCCGAAGACTCTTATCG ATCAATTCGAAGCGCTGCAAGAAGAACTGGAGCGTCGACGAGAAGAATGTATTCAGCTGCACAGTGTCCTGGCGGATCACACGCGCCGCATGAAGGCAACGCTTGGCTCGAGTTACGGCCCCGACGTCGACCTCGTCAACGAGGACGGCGAGCTTGTGCTTGCCTTTGAAGCCCAAAAGAAGATCAACAG TAGACTTAAGAGACTGAAATCAAACAGGGTCTCGAAGGA GCAACTCGAGGACGAGCTTCAAGCAAAGGAAAAGGACTGGAAGGCCCAGAAGGAAGAGTGGCGAGCGGAGATCGACAGGCTACAAGAGGAAGTCCAGCGACAACAGAAGCTGCTGTCAGTCAATCTAAGCAAATCGCCGCAGACCCAGACAGAAGCTTACATGCAGCACGAGATAACCAGACTAACGTCGGAAAACTTA gATCTTCAAGAGAAGTACGACAAAATGGCAGAGGAGTGTAGAAAGCTGAAGAAACAGATCAAAGTACTTCAGAAACGTCTCAAAGATGCAGGCT tcgaagaaattataaaaggACCGGAAGCTATCCCGGATTATCGGCCGCGTCCGAGTAAACGCAGTGGTG TACCAGAAAGCACGGATTCGAGCAACGACTGTGGTGTGGTGTCAACGACAACTCACTCATCAAACGAAGGTACAAACGCCATAATGCCAGCTATCCGCAAAAAGGAGCGCGACTACGAGGGCATGTTCGAGTTCCGAAAGGAAGAGATCAACATCATCATGCGACACCTTGTTATTG aacTGAATCCCCGGGTGGCGATAACACTGCTACCCGGTCTGCCGGCCTATATCCTGTTCATGTGCATCCGACATACCGACTGCATCAACGACGATGACAAGGTGCGCTCGCTCTTGACGAGTTATTTGAACACGGTCAAGCGCGTGATCAAGCGCAAGGACGATTTCGAGTCAAGTGTTCTGTGGCTCAGTAATACCCTGAGGCTACTGCATAATATGAAGCAGTATTCCGGTGATAAACCCTTCCAATTAG AAAATACGCCCCGACAAAACGAGCAGTGCTTGCGCAATTTCGACCTGAGCGAGTACCGAGTCGTCCTGAGCAACGTGGCTCTCTGGATCTTCAACAACATCATCACTCAGCTGAAGGAACGAGTCCAGCCCATGACAGTACCAGCTCTCCTCGAGCACGAAGCCATCACCGGGCTAAATGGTCACTCGAGCCGACCGAGGTCATGCTCCGTCGGCCAAGAGCCCGATTTTACCCAGCAAAAGCTCAACAATTTGCTCGAAGAGCTTACGACGGTGCACAAACAGCTGCAATACCATGGTGTCGACCCCGAGATTGTCGTGCAGATCTTTAAGCAGCTTTTCTACTTCATGTGCGCGAGCGCACTGAACAACCTACTGCTGAGGAACGAGCTCTGCCACTGGACCAAGGGCATGCAAATCAG GTACAATCTGAGCCACCTAGAACAGTGGGCGAGGGACCAGCGACTGGTATCTGCGACCGAGGCTCTGCAGCCGATAGTACAGGCGGCTCAGTTGCTACAGGCCCGAAAGCTAGACGAGGACGTCGACTCAGTCTGCGAGATGTGCAACAAGCTCAGCGCAAATCAGATCGTCAAGATACTGAATCTCTACACGCCAGCCGACGAGTTCGAGACTCGAGTCCCCGTCTCCTTCATACGAAAGGTGCAGATCAAGCTACAGGAACGTGGCGAAAATCACGAGCAG CTTCTCATGGATCTGAAGTACTCGTATCCCATCAGGTTCCCCTTCAACCCGTCGAACATTCGACTAGAGGATATTGAAGTGCCGGAAGTACTTAACTTGCCGATGCTCAAAAAGGTCTAA